One window of Agromyces rhizosphaerae genomic DNA carries:
- a CDS encoding PfkB family carbohydrate kinase, translated as MEPGGNVRDIAIFAPSPLLTVTVEEDEGTDIHLHAGGQGIWQARMLQELGCSVLVCAVLTGEVGRALGHLLADEGIEVDAVLREGSGAAYVHDRRQGTRTVVAETGGDAIDRHELDELYGRTLTAAIDSRVTLLSGPHGDDVVPDDVYRRLAADVRATGGTVVADLAGGRLDAAIAGGVDVAKVSEQELLRDDRIPGTDRDTIIGAMRDLHAAGAERVIVTCAERAALILRDGVVAEVEVPRMEVVDAAGSGDSFVAATVAALARGEEFDEAVALGAAAGAMNVTRHGLGTADAEAVRAMRARVRIAEVADADPHDVATTPDELAAGVRDGT; from the coding sequence GCTCACCGTCACGGTCGAGGAGGACGAGGGCACCGACATCCACCTGCACGCGGGCGGGCAGGGGATCTGGCAGGCGCGGATGCTGCAGGAGCTCGGCTGCTCCGTGCTGGTGTGCGCCGTGCTCACCGGCGAGGTGGGACGCGCGCTCGGCCACCTGCTCGCCGACGAGGGGATCGAGGTCGACGCCGTGCTCCGCGAGGGCAGCGGCGCGGCGTACGTGCACGACCGGCGGCAGGGCACGCGCACCGTCGTCGCCGAGACGGGCGGCGACGCCATCGACCGCCACGAGCTTGACGAGCTCTACGGACGGACCCTCACCGCCGCCATCGACTCCCGCGTGACCCTGCTGAGCGGACCGCACGGGGACGACGTCGTGCCCGACGACGTCTACCGGCGCCTCGCCGCCGACGTGCGCGCGACCGGCGGGACGGTCGTGGCGGACCTCGCGGGAGGCCGCCTCGACGCCGCGATCGCCGGCGGGGTCGACGTCGCGAAGGTGAGCGAGCAGGAGCTGCTGCGCGACGACCGCATCCCCGGCACCGATCGCGACACCATCATCGGCGCCATGCGCGACCTGCACGCCGCGGGCGCGGAGCGCGTCATCGTGACCTGCGCGGAGCGCGCGGCGCTGATCCTGCGCGACGGCGTCGTCGCCGAGGTGGAGGTGCCCCGGATGGAGGTCGTCGACGCCGCGGGATCCGGCGACTCCTTCGTCGCGGCGACGGTCGCCGCGCTCGCCCGGGGCGAGGAGTTCGACGAGGCGGTCGCGCTCGGCGCGGCCGCGGGGGCGATGAACGTGACACGCCACGGCCTCGGCACGGCCGACGCGGAGGCGGTGCGGGCCATGCGGGCCCGCGTGCGCATCGCGGAGGTCGCCGACGCGGACCCGCACGACGTGGCCACCACCCCCGACGAGCTGGCCGCCGGCGTGCGGGACGGCACATGA